The segment ttaatataatattcaaCATTGCTTTTTCAGCTCATCAAAACACATGATTTACCTCCAAACAAGAATTACATTTTTGGCTACCACCCACATGGAATTTTTTGTTTTGGAGCATTCTGCAACTTTGCCACTGAGGCCAACATGTTTTCCGAAAAATATCCCGGGATAACCCCGTACGTGGCCACTCTGTCTGGAAATTTCCTCCTGCCTGTAGCCCGCGAGTACTTAATGTCTGCTGGTAAGATTACCTCGCATTTAACATTACAAGTTGTTCCCACCACAGTGAGCTGCTTTATTTGTTAGAAGTAAATCATCTAACCTAGATGATACAACTTATTTTGGTTGCAAAGTGACATTTTAAAATAGGTAATCTCTAGTTGTTTTGGGGATATACCTGTCTTTTATGTGACTGCTCATTTCTTATGTCACTCTTTAATGGAGGACATGACTGCTCTGTCATTCCCACTCTATCGCAGGTGTTTGTCCCGTCACCCACGACACCATTGACTTCCTCCTCTCTCGGAACGGCACAGGAAACGCGGTCATCATCGCTGTGGGAGGTGCCGCGGAATCCCTCAACAGCAGTCCAGGGGAGAACCACATCACCCTGAGGAACCGTAAGGGTTTTGTGCGGAAGGCCCTGAAGCACGGGTACGCTGCTGAGGCTCTCTCATCCGAGTCCCCACGGGCCACCGGCTGAAGCAGGTGTCCTTGACAGTGACCTTGAGAGTGTGTCGACTCAAGTGTAACTTTGTTGCCTTTCTGCGCAGGGCGGCCTTGGTGCCAGTCTTCTCCTTCGGCGAGAATGAGACGTACCAGCAGGTGATGTTTGCGGACGGCTCCGTGTGCCAGCGTGTCCAGAAGCGTCTGCAGAAGGCCCTGGGCTTCGCGCTCTGTCTGATCCGAGGCTGCAGGCTGCTCTCTGCAGACCCCTGGGGACTCATGCCCTTCCCCAAAGCTATCACCTCCGTGGGTGAGACAAGACTCCCtccttatctatctatctaggtatGAGTACACAGTAGAGCCATTTAGCAGACACTCTTATCTAGAGCCACTTCCAGTGAACTAACTAGAGGGACAGGACCTGAAGCAACCAAGGGTTTAATGCTTTGGTCAGAGGACACAGTGGTGGTGGCTCCTGGGATTGAACTCACAACCCTTTGGAGTATAGAGTATGATTATAGTATGAG is part of the Alosa alosa isolate M-15738 ecotype Scorff River chromosome 16, AALO_Geno_1.1, whole genome shotgun sequence genome and harbors:
- the LOC125309386 gene encoding diacylglycerol O-acyltransferase 2-like isoform X1, which produces MDSSWSKVLDWRGVGTSVGSSVLAAVRHLPSVRWLSSAMEAKLLQRLAVVQYILSFLFMGPACIILLMYLLYTSCWWVTALYCLWLAHDWNTHKQAGRRSEWVRNWPVWTYFKDYFPIRLIKTHDLPPNKNYIFGYHPHGIFCFGAFCNFATEANMFSEKYPGITPYVATLSGNFLLPVAREYLMSAGVCPVTHDTIDFLLSRNGTGNAVIIAVGGAAESLNSSPGENHITLRNRKGFVRKALKHGAALVPVFSFGENETYQQVMFADGSVCQRVQKRLQKALGFALCLIRGCRLLSADPWGLMPFPKAITSVVGEPISVPQVSEPSAEEVDRYHALYMAAVQHLFEKEKTRFGLKKRDKLHIH
- the LOC125309386 gene encoding diacylglycerol O-acyltransferase 2-like isoform X2 codes for the protein MEAKLLQRLAVVQYILSFLFMGPACIILLMYLLYTSCWWVTALYCLWLAHDWNTHKQAGRRSEWVRNWPVWTYFKDYFPIRLIKTHDLPPNKNYIFGYHPHGIFCFGAFCNFATEANMFSEKYPGITPYVATLSGNFLLPVAREYLMSAGVCPVTHDTIDFLLSRNGTGNAVIIAVGGAAESLNSSPGENHITLRNRKGFVRKALKHGAALVPVFSFGENETYQQVMFADGSVCQRVQKRLQKALGFALCLIRGCRLLSADPWGLMPFPKAITSVVGEPISVPQVSEPSAEEVDRYHALYMAAVQHLFEKEKTRFGLKKRDKLHIH